The proteins below are encoded in one region of Coffea arabica cultivar ET-39 chromosome 4c, Coffea Arabica ET-39 HiFi, whole genome shotgun sequence:
- the LOC113738760 gene encoding uncharacterized protein isoform X2, whose protein sequence is MFGCPEMAAADDKRSDFYAVLGLKKECSAAELKNAYKKLALKWHPDRCSASGNPKRVEEAKKKFQAIQEAYSVLSDANKRFLYDVGVYDCDDEDDENGMGDFLNEMAAMMSQNKSKENQEESFEELQELFEEMFQSDVEAFASCSSQSATPSTRSSPPFASCSETYNAKNKRNSSEMSPSSSQVEGTQFNGFCIGTGGTSGRNQDGKRNRGKNAGKYWRQ, encoded by the exons ATGTTTGGGTGTCCGGAAATGGCTGCTGCAGATGATAAAAGAAGTGATTTTTATGCTGTTTTGGGGCTGAAGAAGGAATGCAGTGCTGCAGAGCTCAAGAATGCTTACAAGAAACTCGCACTG AAATGGCATCCAGATCGTTGCTCGGCATCCGGGAATCCGAAGCGCGTGGAGGAGGCCAAGAAGAAATTTCAGGCAATTCAAGAAGCCTATTCTG TACTTTCGGACGCCAACAAAAGGTTTCTGTACGACGTAGGAGTTTACGACTGTGACGATGAGGACGACGAAAAT GGAATGGGAGACTTTCTCAACGAAATGGCGGCCATGATGAGCCAAAACAAGTCCAAG GAAAATCAGGAAGAGAGCTTTGAGGAATTGCAAGAGCTGTTTGAGGAGATGTTCCAAAGTGATGTCGAGGCATTTGCTTCCTGTTCTTCGCAAAGTGCGACGCCTTCTACCCGTTCGTCCCCACCATTTGCATCGTGCAGTGAGACTTACAATGctaaaaacaagagaaattcCTCAGAAATGAGCCCCAGTAGTTCTCAGGTGGAGGGTACTCAGTTCAATGGATTTTGTATAGGG ACAGGTGGAACATCAGGGAGAAACCAGGATGGGAAGAGGAACCGGGGCAAGAACGCGGGGAAGTATTGGAGGCAGTAG
- the LOC113738760 gene encoding uncharacterized protein isoform X1: MFGCPEMAAADDKRSDFYAVLGLKKECSAAELKNAYKKLALKWHPDRCSASGNPKRVEEAKKKFQAIQEAYSVLSDANKRFLYDVGVYDCDDEDDENGMGDFLNEMAAMMSQNKSKENQEESFEELQELFEEMFQSDVEAFASCSSQSATPSTRSSPPFASCSETYNAKNKRNSSEMSPSSSQVEGTQFNGFCIGVEHQGETRMGRGTGARTRGSIGGSRRNGRKQKVCFGDDVSFNKYPSNFF; this comes from the exons ATGTTTGGGTGTCCGGAAATGGCTGCTGCAGATGATAAAAGAAGTGATTTTTATGCTGTTTTGGGGCTGAAGAAGGAATGCAGTGCTGCAGAGCTCAAGAATGCTTACAAGAAACTCGCACTG AAATGGCATCCAGATCGTTGCTCGGCATCCGGGAATCCGAAGCGCGTGGAGGAGGCCAAGAAGAAATTTCAGGCAATTCAAGAAGCCTATTCTG TACTTTCGGACGCCAACAAAAGGTTTCTGTACGACGTAGGAGTTTACGACTGTGACGATGAGGACGACGAAAAT GGAATGGGAGACTTTCTCAACGAAATGGCGGCCATGATGAGCCAAAACAAGTCCAAG GAAAATCAGGAAGAGAGCTTTGAGGAATTGCAAGAGCTGTTTGAGGAGATGTTCCAAAGTGATGTCGAGGCATTTGCTTCCTGTTCTTCGCAAAGTGCGACGCCTTCTACCCGTTCGTCCCCACCATTTGCATCGTGCAGTGAGACTTACAATGctaaaaacaagagaaattcCTCAGAAATGAGCCCCAGTAGTTCTCAGGTGGAGGGTACTCAGTTCAATGGATTTTGTATAGGG GTGGAACATCAGGGAGAAACCAGGATGGGAAGAGGAACCGGGGCAAGAACGCGGGGAAGTATTGGAGGCAGTAGGAGAAACGGCAGGAAGCAGAAAGTTTGTTTTGGTGATGACGTCTCCTTCAACAAGTATCCTAGTAATTTCTTCTAG